Proteins from a genomic interval of Methanococcoides sp. AM1:
- a CDS encoding PKD domain-containing protein, with protein MILSIPAAAAGDEITATQTLSETTASPGDTIDVTVQMTMNTNLKALTYQADVPDGWTVSWQNDYIAEFKSNTSEWIWASQYPAGFTRSITYQLEIPESTFGGTYTLTGAASGYEITPIATTGQTQLTVTGPTPPLPAADFEANATSGLESLTVQFTDLSINTDTWVWDFNNDGEIDSTEQNPVYEFTNPGVYTVSLKANNSYGEITETKEDLITVSRDTVEVYSGTVSLYPDERTALGALNATGMTIGFDDSNMIVSIDGHASDWDNESNFWQFYLNGAFATDGLAEAVVEHGDVVELILTSSEVISWDPFVSEMNEWDVKATVTINVIDKISPVATLISITPNPAAEGEEVTFNGTGVDDDGAVVGYNWTSSIDGPLSTSANFSTSDLSIGTHTIYFKVQNDIGHWSYEVQDTLEIIDDIAPEVTIEEVATPTNVANTTITGTFVEKHLDQITVNGINATIGDGTYSAELTLEEGMNTITVVATDTTGNTATETTQIVLDTIAPVIYSTFTHNSTHGMIDVTSSENVTELEVNVNSNPIVIAPNGDLMWTGSFLLEDESTFNVNVTGTDAAGNIGSSSSTAFVETVEFVNGTALFNSSTHGTSIKFSAANVTNASIIVTESTNPMANLTDEYVGLHFINVELDDNLAGNMTDAMIAIPISTFNPLPDGITKTDVKIHYYNATSDSWEELDTSIEIIDGEECWVTHVTHFSIYAAIAPTPVVEEPEPTTRPRSSGDSSGSRANIITSTTEITDTEEEEEEVQAQDEEESTTSVDSETTTPSVGSETEDNEENARNVPMMDGVLGTCAIVIVGMYLIRRRD; from the coding sequence ATGATATTATCCATTCCGGCAGCAGCAGCTGGAGATGAGATAACAGCAACACAAACACTTTCTGAGACCACAGCCAGTCCTGGTGACACAATTGATGTGACTGTTCAGATGACAATGAACACTAATCTAAAAGCACTAACATATCAAGCAGATGTTCCGGATGGCTGGACGGTTTCCTGGCAAAATGATTACATAGCTGAATTCAAATCCAACACATCCGAATGGATATGGGCTTCGCAGTACCCAGCAGGATTTACCCGTAGCATTACATACCAACTGGAGATACCGGAATCAACATTCGGCGGAACCTACACGCTCACAGGAGCTGCATCCGGTTATGAAATAACTCCAATAGCCACGACCGGACAGACACAACTAACCGTAACAGGACCAACACCACCCCTTCCAGCAGCTGACTTTGAGGCAAATGCTACATCAGGACTCGAATCTTTGACCGTCCAGTTCACCGACCTCTCAATAAATACGGATACATGGGTATGGGATTTTAACAACGACGGCGAGATTGACTCAACGGAACAAAACCCTGTGTATGAATTCACAAACCCAGGGGTTTACACGGTTTCCCTTAAGGCAAACAATTCATATGGAGAAATTACTGAGACAAAAGAAGACCTGATCACTGTTTCCAGAGATACGGTTGAAGTCTACAGTGGTACAGTTTCACTTTATCCGGATGAAAGAACCGCCCTTGGTGCACTTAATGCAACCGGCATGACCATTGGCTTTGATGATTCTAATATGATTGTTTCAATTGACGGGCATGCATCTGATTGGGATAACGAAAGTAACTTCTGGCAATTCTATTTGAACGGTGCTTTTGCTACGGATGGATTGGCAGAAGCTGTCGTTGAACATGGCGATGTTGTTGAGCTTATCCTCACAAGTAGCGAAGTCATAAGTTGGGATCCTTTCGTATCCGAGATGAACGAATGGGATGTAAAGGCCACCGTTACGATCAATGTTATTGACAAAATATCCCCTGTAGCAACGCTGATCTCGATCACACCGAACCCGGCTGCTGAAGGCGAGGAGGTCACATTCAACGGAACCGGAGTGGATGATGATGGGGCTGTTGTAGGCTACAACTGGACATCCAGCATTGATGGCCCGTTAAGCACCTCTGCTAATTTCAGCACATCAGATCTTTCGATCGGAACACACACCATTTACTTCAAGGTACAGAACGATATCGGACATTGGTCCTATGAAGTTCAGGACACACTCGAGATCATTGATGACATTGCCCCTGAGGTAACTATCGAGGAAGTTGCAACTCCAACAAATGTGGCCAATACAACGATCACAGGCACTTTTGTAGAAAAGCACCTTGACCAGATCACAGTAAATGGCATAAACGCTACAATTGGAGATGGCACATACTCAGCAGAATTGACACTTGAAGAAGGAATGAACACGATCACAGTTGTTGCTACTGACACCACAGGCAACACAGCTACTGAGACAACACAGATCGTACTTGACACAATTGCACCTGTGATCTATTCAACTTTCACCCACAATAGCACTCATGGAATGATTGATGTAACATCTTCTGAAAACGTTACAGAATTAGAAGTAAATGTTAATTCCAATCCAATAGTGATTGCTCCTAATGGCGATCTTATGTGGACAGGATCATTCCTGCTTGAAGATGAAAGCACATTCAATGTCAATGTAACTGGTACTGATGCTGCAGGCAACATTGGTTCAAGTAGTTCTACAGCCTTTGTAGAAACAGTCGAGTTTGTAAATGGAACTGCATTATTCAATAGCAGTACACATGGCACATCTATTAAATTCAGTGCCGCAAACGTCACCAATGCTAGCATTATCGTAACAGAAAGTACGAATCCAATGGCAAATTTGACAGATGAATATGTAGGATTGCACTTCATAAACGTAGAACTTGATGACAATCTTGCAGGTAATATGACAGATGCCATGATCGCAATACCAATAAGCACATTCAACCCTCTGCCTGATGGAATAACTAAAACTGATGTCAAGATCCATTATTACAATGCAACATCAGACAGTTGGGAAGAACTCGACACTTCAATCGAGATAATTGATGGCGAAGAATGCTGGGTCACACATGTAACTCACTTCTCCATCTACGCAGCAATTGCACCAACTCCAGTAGTAGAAGAGCCAGAGCCAACAACTAGACCACGTTCCTCAGGTGATAGCAGCGGTTCAAGAGCCAATATCATCACCAGCACTACTGAAATTACAGATACTGAAGAAGAAGAAGAAGAAGTGCAAGCACAGGATGAAGAGGAAAGTACCACATCTGTCGATTCAGAAACAACAACTCCAAGTGTTGGATCTGAGACCGAGGACAATGAAGAAAATGCCAGGAACGTTCCTATGATGGATGGCGTGCTTGGAACATGCGCTATTGTCATTGTTGGTATGTACCTCATACGCAGAAGAGACTAA
- the hisB gene encoding imidazoleglycerol-phosphate dehydratase HisB: protein MRNAKIARKTKETDIRIELDLDGTGSSEINTGIGFFDHMLTSFARHGNFDLKVDATGDLIVDEHHLIEDTAIVLGQAIANAIGDKNGIARFGEARIPMDEALADVVLDLGGRTYLVINAEFESPRVGEMNTQLVRHFFESLTENAKMNLHATVTGYNDHHKIEALFKAFAYALRRAVKIEGEGIKSTKGVL, encoded by the coding sequence ATGAGAAATGCAAAGATCGCACGAAAGACGAAAGAGACGGATATTCGGATAGAACTTGACCTGGACGGCACAGGGTCATCAGAGATCAATACAGGTATCGGGTTCTTTGATCATATGCTCACATCCTTTGCAAGGCATGGAAATTTTGATCTGAAGGTCGATGCAACCGGTGATCTGATAGTTGATGAGCACCACCTCATAGAAGATACTGCCATTGTTCTGGGCCAGGCTATCGCAAACGCGATCGGTGATAAGAATGGGATCGCAAGGTTCGGAGAAGCTCGCATACCCATGGATGAAGCCCTGGCAGATGTAGTCCTTGATCTGGGCGGTCGAACTTACCTTGTGATAAATGCTGAATTCGAATCACCACGCGTTGGTGAGATGAATACACAGCTAGTCAGGCATTTCTTTGAGTCTCTGACAGAAAATGCAAAAATGAACCTGCATGCAACTGTTACAGGCTACAATGACCACCACAAGATAGAGGCACTTTTCAAAGCCTTCGCCTATGCACTTCGACGTGCAGTGAAAATCGAAGGTGAAGGTATCAAAAGCACAAAAGGCGTGCTTTAA
- a CDS encoding endonuclease MutS2, producing the protein MKGLQDIPRIGEKMAKRFEDHFGSENAALEAIMGGDIAGISEVEGVGQRYAISLVHEVRAQFEGVTMNDFLKTKEGVDIYERLLDIIKQFSHTKYAKDKLHVYIPYPESKRDKIEEIRTATAGYMETARIMGDNQDLVSLLSCIRTLECKCAIPKIRDRAILTTDSKQYEVAKQIYGDLMDVQLVRGGGEFVDVARGYSHVLAADDKCMAFDLPEDIDPEFMTDIQKVDMWYMVPELEIAFFAKNLGSLESTILMAQMLRTSGIGFVGEVGDDRLEDLKSTLSLIDGSGDVKAGSDAAIDRLVLISDKVDECVSEVISGANATLNSCLEQSKLTLSGQDMLQVMNGKIEIKDLLEKELYHSYNSVVKDAKERLSSELRLEKGELLLLESFFPEDISHPLEVQQEQLYAFKQQIANQIQRKKVQHKRNIAKALSMYHDIAQKMVREALDFDVGFSIGCFAREFDLQMPELMESSGIAFEDATNLFIKTRHGSVVPIDYSVGGTTRDPDGNQSGVVLLSGVNSGGKTSMLELVAQCIILAHMGFPTPAKYLEVGLTEGFYYFGKSKGTLDAGAFETTLVDFSVVANNSPKIVLADELESITEPGASAKIIGGILEVLSENSNSMSIFVSHLSELILENTECPVRVDGIEASGLDKDLNLIVERTPRYNYVAKSTPELIVERLSRRSDGIEQEFYRKLKEKFQ; encoded by the coding sequence ATGAAAGGTCTACAGGATATTCCGCGTATAGGAGAAAAGATGGCAAAGAGGTTTGAAGACCATTTTGGCAGTGAGAATGCTGCTCTTGAAGCCATTATGGGTGGGGATATTGCAGGTATATCCGAAGTAGAAGGTGTCGGTCAGCGTTATGCCATCTCCCTAGTACATGAGGTTCGGGCGCAGTTCGAAGGGGTTACCATGAATGATTTTCTAAAGACAAAAGAGGGTGTTGATATCTATGAACGTCTTCTTGATATCATTAAGCAGTTCAGTCATACAAAGTATGCAAAGGATAAGCTGCATGTCTATATTCCATATCCTGAAAGCAAAAGGGATAAGATAGAGGAAATACGCACAGCCACAGCAGGCTATATGGAAACAGCTCGTATAATGGGTGATAATCAGGATCTTGTTTCCCTTCTGTCCTGCATCAGAACCCTTGAATGCAAATGTGCAATTCCTAAAATACGCGATCGTGCCATACTTACGACCGACAGCAAACAGTATGAGGTCGCAAAGCAGATATATGGTGATCTGATGGACGTCCAGCTTGTCAGGGGGGGCGGGGAATTTGTGGATGTCGCAAGAGGTTATTCACATGTTTTAGCAGCAGATGACAAATGCATGGCTTTTGATCTCCCGGAAGACATTGATCCTGAGTTCATGACCGATATTCAGAAAGTTGATATGTGGTACATGGTGCCGGAACTTGAGATCGCATTCTTTGCAAAGAATCTCGGGTCACTGGAAAGCACTATACTAATGGCACAGATGTTGCGTACATCAGGGATCGGGTTTGTGGGGGAGGTCGGGGATGATCGCCTTGAGGACCTTAAAAGCACACTTTCTCTTATTGATGGTAGCGGAGATGTGAAAGCCGGTTCAGATGCTGCGATAGATCGCCTTGTTCTGATCTCGGATAAGGTAGATGAATGTGTTTCGGAAGTAATATCCGGTGCAAACGCGACTCTTAATTCATGTCTTGAACAAAGTAAACTTACTCTCAGTGGTCAGGATATGCTTCAGGTCATGAATGGTAAGATCGAGATAAAGGACCTGCTTGAAAAGGAGCTTTATCATTCCTATAATTCCGTTGTAAAGGACGCAAAGGAAAGACTTTCAAGCGAACTTCGTCTTGAGAAAGGTGAGCTATTGCTTCTGGAATCATTCTTCCCTGAAGATATCTCACATCCACTGGAAGTGCAGCAGGAACAGCTTTATGCCTTCAAGCAGCAGATAGCCAACCAGATTCAGAGGAAGAAAGTCCAGCACAAACGCAATATTGCAAAGGCACTTTCCATGTACCATGATATTGCACAAAAGATGGTGCGTGAAGCACTGGATTTCGATGTCGGTTTTTCTATAGGTTGTTTTGCCAGGGAGTTCGATCTCCAGATGCCGGAATTGATGGAAAGTTCCGGTATTGCCTTTGAAGATGCTACGAACCTTTTCATAAAAACACGGCATGGTTCTGTAGTTCCTATCGATTACTCAGTTGGTGGGACCACACGTGACCCCGATGGAAACCAGAGCGGTGTTGTGTTATTGAGTGGTGTGAATTCCGGTGGAAAGACCTCGATGCTCGAGCTGGTGGCACAATGCATAATTCTGGCTCATATGGGCTTCCCGACCCCTGCAAAATACCTTGAGGTCGGTCTTACAGAAGGTTTCTATTATTTTGGAAAATCCAAGGGAACACTGGATGCAGGTGCATTTGAAACTACTCTTGTTGATTTTTCGGTAGTTGCTAACAATTCTCCCAAGATCGTGCTTGCCGATGAACTTGAATCTATTACTGAGCCTGGTGCATCTGCAAAGATAATCGGTGGTATCCTTGAGGTCCTTTCAGAGAACAGCAATAGTATGTCTATATTCGTATCACATCTTTCGGAGCTTATTCTTGAGAATACTGAATGTCCTGTGCGGGTTGATGGAATTGAGGCTAGTGGTCTTGACAAGGACCTTAACTTGATCGTTGAGAGGACCCCGAGATATAATTATGTGGCAAAGAGCACACCTGAGCTCATAGTTGAAAGGCTATCAAGAAGATCTGATGGTATTGAACAGGAGTTCTATAGGAAACTAAAAGAAAAATTCCAGTAA
- the hisA gene encoding 1-(5-phosphoribosyl)-5-[(5-phosphoribosylamino)methylideneamino]imidazole-4-carboxamide isomerase: MSFEVIPAVDMKGGKCVQLVQGVPGSEMISLDDPVQVALDWVSQGAKTLHLIDLDGAIEGSRTNAPIIRKIVEKCKPQGIYIQVGGGIRSFEDAAALLEIGVDRVILSTAALKDPELISRLSSEFGSDRVNVALDSKNGKISIEGWTKESEHTALEMGSMFEDKGAGTILFTNIDTEGLLSGVDPKPTEELVKAVNIPVIASGGVTTLEDIVTLKDTGASGVVVGSALYKKKFTLTEAINTITNQV, from the coding sequence ATGAGCTTTGAAGTTATCCCCGCAGTTGATATGAAAGGTGGAAAATGTGTCCAGCTTGTCCAGGGTGTCCCCGGAAGCGAGATGATTTCCCTTGATGACCCCGTACAAGTTGCTCTTGATTGGGTATCACAGGGAGCAAAGACACTGCACCTTATCGACCTTGACGGTGCGATCGAAGGAAGTCGCACAAATGCACCCATAATCAGGAAAATCGTGGAAAAATGCAAGCCTCAGGGGATCTATATACAGGTAGGCGGAGGCATACGTTCCTTTGAGGACGCTGCTGCATTACTTGAGATCGGTGTTGATAGGGTCATCCTCAGTACTGCTGCATTGAAAGATCCTGAACTTATCAGCAGGCTTTCCAGTGAATTTGGAAGTGACCGTGTTAATGTTGCCCTTGATTCGAAGAACGGGAAGATCTCAATCGAAGGCTGGACAAAAGAATCCGAACACACAGCATTGGAGATGGGATCAATGTTCGAAGATAAGGGAGCTGGCACCATACTGTTCACGAACATCGATACAGAAGGACTTTTGAGCGGAGTTGACCCAAAACCTACTGAAGAGCTCGTAAAAGCCGTCAATATACCAGTGATCGCATCTGGAGGGGTTACAACACTTGAGGACATAGTCACCCTTAAAGATACAGGAGCAAGTGGTGTTGTTGTGGGAAGTGCCCTCTACAAGAAAAAGTTCACATTGACGGAAGCAATAAATACGATCACTAATCAAGTTTAA
- a CDS encoding DUF4130 domain-containing protein, whose product MIIAFNPTVDGVLLACSCFRDDPDAELVFAKDVGELDRKLRFSGSNCQVRRLGFTPCGRAESLSKEIFGKRKTRMARFDPNPLRYVDLLLRHKDCDPVELVQLIVSCNGDTDQLYSGKGRLAKRYYNYMRDVSRAYERLCMFSRPEFKGGILSVVIDSPHDIGELFCSWLARKNPDVPVAVIVNSTAWVGNGDLIGLDRFAKITAAFIESLQSTSGSDDVDDLWDVYYDSQMIESRRNIGLAKKMQPKFSASMSKMAKRDRYKVERGIANCRLDSFA is encoded by the coding sequence ATGATAATAGCTTTTAATCCTACTGTGGATGGCGTCCTTCTTGCATGTTCCTGTTTCAGGGATGATCCCGATGCTGAACTGGTCTTTGCAAAGGATGTAGGGGAACTTGATCGTAAACTTCGTTTTTCAGGTTCGAATTGTCAGGTCCGGAGATTAGGTTTCACTCCTTGTGGAAGGGCTGAATCGCTTTCAAAAGAGATCTTTGGCAAGCGAAAAACACGAATGGCACGTTTCGATCCGAATCCCCTGCGTTATGTGGACCTTCTTCTTAGGCACAAGGACTGTGACCCGGTTGAGCTGGTACAATTGATCGTTTCATGCAATGGGGATACTGATCAGCTTTATTCCGGCAAGGGAAGGCTTGCAAAAAGGTACTACAATTACATGCGCGATGTGTCAAGGGCATATGAAAGACTATGCATGTTCTCACGGCCGGAGTTCAAAGGTGGGATATTATCTGTTGTGATCGATTCACCACACGATATAGGTGAGCTTTTCTGCAGTTGGCTGGCAAGGAAAAACCCCGATGTTCCTGTTGCTGTGATTGTGAATTCCACAGCATGGGTGGGCAATGGTGATCTCATAGGACTTGATCGCTTTGCAAAGATAACGGCAGCTTTTATTGAAAGTCTCCAGTCAACATCAGGATCAGATGATGTTGATGATCTGTGGGATGTCTATTATGACTCACAGATGATTGAATCACGTCGAAACATCGGTCTCGCAAAGAAGATGCAGCCAAAGTTCTCAGCTTCAATGAGCAAGATGGCGAAGAGGGATCGATACAAGGTCGAGAGAGGTATAGCAAATTGCAGGCTTGACAGTTTTGCATGA
- a CDS encoding helix-hairpin-helix domain-containing protein, translating to MIAERRNEQHLTLSERMKLLSSGTKYDSCNQSAVCHAFGPDGRCIQLYKTLLSNSCAGECAYCPNRCERDTMRATLDPEEIAKITWSFYRRNAIEGLFLSSGIMGDAEQTSQKQLEVVELLRGQGFKGYINIRVMPGTPKYLLEQIAEHANKFGVNAETTNSVNYSEICPNFDYKNDVLQRLKWTKDLIQKKRKEYSGMGRLVGANDTQFVVGAVSESDKDIVRTVDKFMDKYELRRPYFMSFDPVPDTPLEDGKPSPKWREQRLYQMSFLLKDYGLKANDFDDVYDEHGFLGNSDPKVMLAQSQPDLFPVDINSADMSDLLLVPGIGPISANRIIRTRPIASEQELARMGVVVTHARPYISINGSRQANLASFMGACS from the coding sequence ATGATTGCTGAACGAAGGAACGAACAACACCTGACATTATCGGAGAGGATGAAATTACTCTCCTCAGGAACTAAATATGACAGCTGCAACCAGAGTGCAGTCTGCCATGCGTTCGGTCCCGATGGAAGATGCATACAACTTTATAAGACATTATTATCAAATTCCTGTGCAGGAGAGTGTGCTTATTGCCCGAATCGCTGTGAAAGGGATACAATGAGGGCAACACTTGATCCTGAGGAGATCGCAAAGATCACCTGGTCCTTTTACAGAAGGAATGCTATCGAGGGTTTGTTCCTCTCTTCCGGCATAATGGGTGACGCCGAGCAGACATCACAGAAGCAGCTGGAAGTTGTTGAGCTTTTGAGAGGGCAGGGATTCAAAGGCTACATCAATATACGGGTGATGCCAGGCACTCCTAAGTACTTACTTGAGCAAATAGCTGAACATGCAAACAAGTTCGGTGTAAATGCAGAGACTACAAATTCAGTGAACTACTCAGAGATATGTCCGAATTTCGATTATAAGAACGATGTTCTCCAGAGACTCAAATGGACAAAGGACCTCATACAGAAGAAGAGGAAAGAGTATTCTGGGATGGGCAGGTTGGTTGGAGCCAATGATACACAGTTCGTAGTTGGTGCGGTGTCGGAATCTGACAAGGATATTGTGAGGACGGTTGATAAGTTCATGGACAAGTATGAGCTTAGAAGACCGTATTTTATGAGCTTTGATCCTGTTCCTGACACTCCGCTTGAGGACGGCAAGCCATCACCGAAATGGCGTGAACAGAGATTGTATCAGATGTCTTTCCTGCTGAAGGATTATGGGTTGAAGGCAAATGATTTTGATGATGTCTATGATGAACATGGCTTTCTTGGAAATTCTGATCCTAAAGTAATGCTCGCGCAATCACAACCTGATCTATTCCCGGTGGATATCAATTCTGCGGATATGTCCGATCTGCTTCTGGTACCCGGGATCGGCCCGATAAGTGCAAACCGGATCATACGTACACGTCCCATAGCCTCTGAGCAGGAGCTCGCGCGTATGGGTGTTGTTGTAACCCATGCACGACCATATATTTCGATAAACGGTTCCAGGCAGGCAAATCTGGCATCTTTCATGGGGGCATGTTCATGA
- a CDS encoding sugar phosphate isomerase/epimerase family protein gives MIGVSSFAFHELPLSEALEKIEPMANCAEIFSEGAHDLFREEELAYSYNMKYTVHAPSTDMNLSSLREPIRLAAISLVKEMADICNELDSDVLVVHPGYFSYPVDMIHAQRAFERSILDLEGISKDTGVRICIENMPKWDCFLLRHPELDLGSNGFTLDVGHANTLGNLNNFLDMGESISHFHLHDNNGEIDDHFFIGGGNIDFSSFSGLLNKSKAIKIIENKCEEDVLKSLGALGRMGIK, from the coding sequence GTGATAGGTGTATCATCCTTTGCTTTTCATGAGCTTCCACTTTCGGAAGCACTTGAAAAGATCGAACCGATGGCAAATTGTGCAGAGATCTTCTCTGAAGGTGCACATGACCTCTTCCGCGAGGAAGAACTTGCATACTCTTATAACATGAAGTATACTGTCCACGCCCCAAGCACTGATATGAACCTCTCCAGCCTGAGAGAACCAATACGCCTTGCAGCTATCAGTCTGGTCAAAGAGATGGCTGACATATGCAATGAGCTGGATTCTGATGTTCTGGTTGTTCATCCCGGATATTTTTCCTATCCTGTGGATATGATACATGCACAGAGGGCATTTGAAAGATCAATTCTTGACCTTGAGGGTATATCAAAGGATACAGGTGTCAGGATCTGTATCGAGAACATGCCAAAATGGGATTGTTTTTTACTTAGACACCCTGAACTTGATCTTGGAAGTAATGGCTTTACTCTGGATGTTGGGCATGCGAACACATTGGGCAACCTTAACAATTTCCTGGATATGGGAGAATCGATCTCGCATTTTCACCTGCACGATAATAATGGGGAAATTGATGACCATTTCTTTATTGGTGGGGGCAATATTGATTTTTCATCCTTTTCAGGGTTGCTTAACAAAAGTAAGGCAATTAAAATCATAGAGAATAAGTGTGAAGAGGATGTGCTCAAAAGTCTGGGGGCACTTGGAAGAATGGGTATAAAATGA
- a CDS encoding ArsR family transcriptional regulator — translation MSQLDNKVFHALGSDTRVRMLELLDEGEKHISELARMLGISVPVAAKHVKILEEADLVERKIFGKTHVLKPNRENIYLAMNVFAPTKSIEVEKGTTLLDALRGVAAIKVQKKGDREVIVSTDGEEGLYVYEINGEFSEKSVKNCVLDEDTTIEWKKLEPVTKIKLDIHVKE, via the coding sequence ATGAGTCAGTTAGATAATAAAGTCTTCCATGCCCTGGGAAGCGATACACGTGTCAGGATGCTTGAATTGCTTGATGAGGGGGAGAAGCACATATCTGAACTTGCCAGAATGTTGGGTATTTCTGTGCCTGTGGCTGCAAAGCACGTTAAGATATTAGAAGAGGCTGACCTTGTTGAGCGAAAGATCTTCGGGAAAACTCACGTGTTGAAGCCAAACCGGGAGAATATTTACCTTGCTATGAATGTGTTTGCACCTACAAAATCAATAGAGGTAGAAAAAGGTACAACGTTACTTGACGCTCTTCGTGGAGTTGCAGCTATCAAAGTCCAGAAGAAAGGCGATCGAGAAGTTATTGTTTCTACAGATGGTGAAGAAGGTCTTTACGTCTATGAGATAAACGGCGAGTTCTCGGAAAAATCTGTTAAGAACTGTGTTCTTGATGAAGATACGACAATAGAATGGAAGAAGCTGGAACCTGTCACAAAGATCAAGCTTGACATACATGTGAAGGAATGA
- a CDS encoding type IV pilin N-terminal domain-containing protein encodes MVSEIIGEMLKLAIAVTLVSVLSIAVYGNMPDERVPYVEIEITNVTSSSADIRHVGGDPVHSIDMKILISNASGAYPEIKLNDRNSVWKMNWTSGEWENDSYMEYWKFGDTLHLSTNLTNITEISVVHPRAVLATAEVSPVW; translated from the coding sequence ATGGTCTCAGAGATTATAGGGGAAATGTTGAAACTCGCGATAGCAGTAACGCTGGTGTCAGTGCTCTCAATAGCAGTATATGGAAATATGCCTGATGAAAGGGTACCTTATGTTGAGATCGAGATAACCAATGTAACGTCTTCCTCGGCCGATATAAGGCATGTTGGTGGCGATCCGGTACATTCCATCGATATGAAGATCCTGATATCCAATGCCAGTGGGGCATACCCGGAAATAAAGCTGAATGATAGAAACTCCGTATGGAAGATGAACTGGACTTCTGGTGAATGGGAAAATGATTCCTATATGGAATACTGGAAGTTCGGTGATACGCTTCATTTGAGTACCAACCTTACGAACATAACAGAAATTTCTGTAGTACACCCCAGAGCAGTTCTTGCAACAGCAGAGGTGAGTCCGGTATGGTAA